From Haliotis asinina isolate JCU_RB_2024 chromosome 8, JCU_Hal_asi_v2, whole genome shotgun sequence, a single genomic window includes:
- the LOC137295255 gene encoding uncharacterized protein: MQNSNLETVNDSTNLGTHPETVNDSTTLGIHPETVNDSTNLGTHPETVNDSTTLGIHPETVNDSTTLGTHNERVNDSTTLGIHPETVNDSTNLGTHNERVNDSTNLGTHNERVNDSTTLSKAPTLRQSMTPPP; encoded by the coding sequence ATGCAAAACAGCAACCTTGAGACAGTCAATGACTCCACAAACCTAGGCACCCACCCTGAGACAGTCAATGACTCCACAACCCTAGGCATCCACCCTGAGACAGTCAATGACTCCACAAACCTAGGCACCCACCCTGAGACAGTCAATGACTCCACAACCCTAGGCATCCACCCTGAGACAGTCAATGACTCTACAACCCTAGGCACCCACAATGAGAGAGTCAATGACTCCACAACCCTAGGCATCCACCCTGAGACAGTCAATGACTCTACAAACCTAGGCACCCACAATGAGAGAGTCAATGACTCTACAAACCTAGGCACCCACAATGAGAGAGTCAATGACTCCACCACCCTAAGCAAAGCACCAACCTTGAGACAGTCAATGACACCACCACCCTAA